One Sediminibacillus dalangtanensis genomic region harbors:
- a CDS encoding Gfo/Idh/MocA family protein, whose translation MRKFAVCGVSKRAMGMFIKPMLERFAATSKLAALLDADAKRFAVCKSEFPEIEHVPEYGETEFDKMVKETQPDVIIVASRDDTHVDYILKALEKDIDVITEKPMTTTALDSKRVMEAEARSKGKVTVTFNYRYSPYHMRIKELIMAGKVGRITSVDLNWYIDTYHGSSYFQRWNRMREFSGGLSIHKSSHHFDLVNWWLDQKPMEAFAFGALNYYGPEGEHNPLKEDGRHCKTCEVKHDCSYYMRWNSRSNSVIVQDDHIDSDEARKDTYTGYRPDQCVFDSAINIEDTYTATVKYDKGALLSYSINFSLPYEGYRLAINGTEGRIETTEFHAPSRVPFPVPEQTIEYFPLFGSKETIHVVKRDGGHGGGDPVIQEDIFMGEDPKRPYTILSGSKDGAYAVTLGEAVWRSAKENRPVRIEDLLSQQTVSS comes from the coding sequence ATGAGGAAATTTGCAGTATGCGGGGTAAGTAAACGTGCTATGGGCATGTTTATCAAACCGATGTTGGAGCGTTTCGCAGCTACTAGCAAGCTGGCAGCCCTCCTTGATGCGGACGCCAAGCGATTTGCCGTCTGTAAGTCGGAATTCCCTGAAATAGAACATGTCCCGGAGTATGGAGAAACGGAATTTGACAAAATGGTAAAGGAAACCCAGCCGGATGTCATCATCGTGGCTAGCAGGGACGATACGCATGTTGACTATATTTTGAAAGCGTTGGAGAAGGATATAGATGTGATTACGGAAAAACCGATGACGACCACTGCTCTGGATAGTAAACGAGTAATGGAGGCGGAAGCTCGAAGCAAGGGCAAGGTCACGGTAACGTTCAATTATCGTTACAGCCCTTACCATATGCGGATCAAAGAATTGATCATGGCTGGTAAGGTAGGACGGATTACTTCGGTGGATCTGAATTGGTATATTGACACCTATCATGGTTCCAGTTATTTTCAGCGCTGGAACAGGATGAGGGAATTTTCCGGCGGGCTTTCCATCCACAAAAGCTCTCATCATTTTGATTTAGTAAACTGGTGGCTCGACCAAAAACCAATGGAAGCTTTTGCTTTTGGCGCATTGAATTATTATGGCCCGGAAGGGGAGCACAATCCATTAAAGGAAGACGGAAGGCATTGCAAAACCTGTGAAGTCAAGCATGATTGTTCCTATTACATGCGATGGAATTCGCGGAGTAACAGTGTGATCGTTCAGGATGACCACATTGATTCAGATGAAGCGAGGAAAGACACTTATACCGGTTATCGACCGGACCAGTGCGTGTTTGACTCTGCGATAAATATAGAAGATACCTATACAGCGACAGTGAAGTATGATAAAGGTGCTTTATTAAGCTATTCAATCAATTTTTCTTTGCCTTATGAGGGATATCGGCTGGCCATCAATGGGACAGAGGGACGGATAGAAACCACTGAATTCCATGCTCCGTCAAGGGTGCCCTTTCCTGTACCAGAACAAACGATAGAATATTTTCCATTGTTCGGTTCAAAAGAAACGATTCATGTAGTGAAAAGAGATGGAGGCCATGGCGGAGGCGATCCGGTCATTCAAGAGGATATTTTTATGGGAGAAGACCCTAAAAGACCTTATACGATTTTATCGGGAAGCAAGGATGGCGCGTATGCCGTCACGCTCGGAGAAGCGGTTTGGAGGTCGGCCAAGGAAAACAGGCCGGTCCGCATTGAAGATTTGTTGAGCCAGCAAACGGTAAGCAGTTAG
- a CDS encoding YesL family protein: MQVGRLLNGVMAFCKWVTHFALLNILWIGCTLLGGVVFGLAPSTAAMYAVARKHMLTEDAPLLRTFWSVYRQEFFRANGLAWLLAGMGAIWYFDLHFFREFEGWVYSLMDYLMIMIGLVYMILLMYILPVFVHYDLKILGYIKQALIIGFLHPANLVLMLVVGLSSYYFFIYFPGLIPLFGLTVFAHLNMWLSWKCFDQIEETKLTVERAAS, encoded by the coding sequence ATGCAGGTAGGAAGATTGTTGAATGGCGTCATGGCTTTTTGTAAATGGGTAACCCATTTTGCTTTGCTCAACATATTATGGATCGGCTGCACTTTGCTCGGTGGAGTTGTTTTTGGGCTTGCGCCGAGTACGGCAGCTATGTATGCCGTTGCCCGCAAACATATGCTCACCGAGGATGCGCCACTCCTCCGTACGTTTTGGAGCGTTTATCGCCAGGAATTTTTCCGAGCAAATGGGCTGGCTTGGCTGTTGGCGGGGATGGGTGCTATATGGTATTTTGATCTTCATTTTTTCCGGGAGTTTGAAGGCTGGGTTTACTCGCTAATGGATTACCTGATGATTATGATTGGCCTGGTTTATATGATTTTGCTGATGTATATTCTTCCAGTGTTTGTACATTACGACTTGAAAATCCTGGGATACATCAAACAAGCGCTGATTATTGGATTTCTTCATCCTGCCAACCTTGTCTTAATGCTTGTCGTCGGGTTATCGTCCTATTACTTTTTCATTTATTTCCCTGGTTTGATTCCCCTGTTCGGTTTAACCGTGTTCGCCCATTTAAATATGTGGCTGTCATGGAAGTGTTTTGATCAGATTGAGGAAACAAAACTTACCGTCGAGAGAGCAGCCTCATAA